AAGTACTAGGCGAGCGCCCATGAAGCCCGGTTTTCTCGAGGACAAGGCCGAACCCGGCGATGTTGCCCGCGATCGCAACGGCTATGTCCTCGGTCTGATCCCCTACGAAGAGACGACCACCTACTGGAAGGGCGTCGGCAAGGCGCCCGAGGCCATCGTGGAGGCGTCGGGTCACGTGGAACTGTTCGATGAGGTCCTCGCCACCGACGCGTCGCGGCAGGGCATCCTCACCGTTCGGCCCCGCATCACCGATCTCGCCTCCGTCACCGCCGCGGCGCGCGCGCTGCGCGAGCAGCACCCGGACGCCTTCCTCGGCTTCATCGGCGGAGAGCACGCCATCACGCCGGCGCTGATCGAGGCGGTGGCCCGCCCGCGCATGGGCATCGTGTGGATCGACGCGCACGCCGACCTGCGCAAGGAGTTCCACGGGCGGCCCGACAACCATGCCTGCGCGGGCTTCAACAGCATGGGCTTCGGGCCCATCGTGCAGGTGGGGATCCGGACGTTGGCCGAAGAGGAATACACGCTGCTCAAG
This genomic interval from Candidatus Krumholzibacteriia bacterium contains the following:
- a CDS encoding arginase family protein → MKPGFLEDKAEPGDVARDRNGYVLGLIPYEETTTYWKGVGKAPEAIVEASGHVELFDEVLATDASRQGILTVRPRITDLASVTAAARALREQHPDAFLGFIGGEHAITPALIEAVARPRMGIVWIDAHADLRKEFHGRPDNHACAGFNSMGFGPIVQVGIRTLAEEEYTLLKKTDRVRAHRAWGAKARADIMDLPHDVYLSVDYDGFSPEVIRAVGTPEPGGLYWEEVMEILDTLFRYKNVIAFDAVELCPQETDIASSFTAARLVYKVLNYHAYYAQNGKKKVGRRTPRKNRSGPKRARTPQLGSGRKAPHKSPPKTRSNRRTI